The following are encoded in a window of Bos indicus x Bos taurus breed Angus x Brahman F1 hybrid chromosome 4, Bos_hybrid_MaternalHap_v2.0, whole genome shotgun sequence genomic DNA:
- the LOC113891052 gene encoding gametogenetin-like, with the protein MTPRPAHSRAARPQAPSSQPPPALLSPPQFFVEPSGILFLETARTPLQFWAPSLLRGCGSESRAVAVAEPLRPSPGSLEGAPDLGAFRPGSGCLPPRYGLRATGSGLPRLPARCCLPGCPAAAPPSPRPAPFPVMQPLRGRAAGAAACRPALPGLEHPAAALQQSLTPALPVRTFPAGFPCSASRAAS; encoded by the coding sequence ATgacgccccgccccgcccacagCCGCGCCGCCCGTCCCCAGgcacccagctcccagcccccGCCCGCCCTCCTCTCCCCGCCTCAGTTCTTCGTGGAACCTTCTGGAATCCTATTTCTGGAAACTGCTCGGACGCCTCTCCAGTTTTGGGCCCCCTCGCTCCTCAGAGGCTGCGGCTCCGAAAGCCGCGCTGTGGCTGTTGCGGAACCCCTACGTCCCTCCCCGGGCTCCCTGGAAGGTGCGCCGGACCTGGGTGCCTTCCGCCCCGGATCTGGGTGCCTTCCGCCCCGGTACGGGCTACGGGCTACGGGCTCCGGGCTCCCCCGGCTCCCAGCCCGGTGCTGCCTGCCTGGCTGCCCCGCGGCGGCGCCTCCCTCTCCACGCCCAGCGCCCTTCCCGGTGATGCAGCCTCTGCGAGGCCGGGCCGCCGGTGCCGCCGCCTGTCGTCCAGCCCTTCCCGGGCTTGAGCACCCAGCCGCCGCCCTTCAGCAGTCCCTGACCCCCGCCCTCCCAGTGAGGACTTTCCCAGCGGGCTTTCCCTGCTCTGCGTCCCGGGCAGCCTCTTAA